In one Nostoc sp. KVJ3 genomic region, the following are encoded:
- a CDS encoding type II toxin-antitoxin system HicB family antitoxin: MINPTKREFYVIIERDEDGYYVGEVPQLQACYSQGETIDELMANMKEVIELCLENV, from the coding sequence ATGATCAATCCCACTAAGCGAGAATTCTACGTCATCATTGAACGAGATGAAGATGGCTACTATGTCGGAGAAGTCCCTCAGCTACAAGCCTGTTACAGTCAAGGAGAAACAATTGATGAGTTGATGGCTAATATGAAAGAAGTAATTGAACTTTGTTTAGAGAATGTGTGA
- a CDS encoding GUN4 domain-containing protein translates to MTDPMILSGPANDIDSLRRPLIAGSEKVQQQIIPQLAELGNEGLDVLMEFLLKRRENPATWIDGKAYQVLYNSDAPQAKEFLRSCFPEGIVPLKSECGINYNSLQQLLATQDFQAADRVTIEKMCELSGPTAVQRKWLYFTEVENTSAVDLQTINNLWLVHSEGKFGFSVQREIWLSLGKNWENFWPKIGWKEGNNWTRYPNSFTWDLSAPRGHLPLSNQLRGVRVFASLLSHPAWTKNLEK, encoded by the coding sequence ATGACAGACCCAATGATTTTATCAGGCCCTGCTAATGACATCGACTCCCTGCGACGACCGTTAATCGCCGGGTCTGAAAAAGTCCAACAACAGATAATCCCACAGTTAGCTGAGTTGGGTAATGAGGGATTAGACGTGTTGATGGAATTTTTACTGAAACGACGTGAGAACCCAGCAACTTGGATTGATGGCAAAGCTTACCAAGTCCTTTACAATTCCGATGCACCTCAAGCCAAAGAATTTCTGCGATCGTGTTTTCCTGAAGGAATTGTACCTCTAAAATCAGAGTGCGGGATTAACTACAATTCTTTGCAACAGCTACTTGCTACTCAAGACTTCCAAGCAGCCGATCGCGTCACCATCGAAAAAATGTGTGAACTATCAGGGCCAACGGCTGTACAACGCAAATGGTTGTACTTTACTGAGGTAGAAAATACCTCGGCTGTTGATTTGCAAACCATTAACAACCTTTGGTTAGTCCACTCTGAAGGTAAATTTGGCTTTTCGGTGCAGCGAGAAATCTGGTTGAGTTTAGGTAAAAATTGGGAGAATTTCTGGCCAAAAATTGGCTGGAAAGAAGGTAATAACTGGACGCGATACCCAAACAGCTTTACCTGGGATTTGAGTGCGCCTAGAGGTCATTTACCCCTCTCTAATCAACTGCGGGGGGTACGAGTCTTTGCTTCTTTACTCTCTCACCCAGCTTGGACAAAGAATTTAGAAAAATAA
- a CDS encoding NADP-dependent isocitrate dehydrogenase, producing MYDKITPPAAGAKIAFKNGEPIVPDNPIIPFIRGDGTGIDIWPATQKVLDAAVAKAYKGQRKISWFKVYAGDEACDLYGTYQYLPQDTLTAIEEYGVAIKGPLTTPIGGGIRSLNVALRQIFDLYACVRPCRYYAGTPSPHKNPEKLDVIVYRENTEDIYLGIEWRQGSEIGDRLIKILNEELIPATPEHGKKRIPLDSGIGIKPISKTGSQRLVRRAIKHALLLPKNKQQVTLVHKGNIMKYTEGAFRDWGYELATSEFRQETVTEQESWILSNKEKNPNISLEENARQIEPGFDNLTPDKKAQVVKEVETVLNTIWSTHGNGKWKEKVLVNDRIADSIFQQIQTRPDEYSILATMNLNGDYLSDAAAAIVGGLGMGPGANIGDSSAIFEATHGTAPKHAGLDRINPGSVILSGVMMLEFLGWQEAADLIKKGLSDAIANSQVTYDLARLLEPPVEPLKCSEFADAIIQHFG from the coding sequence ATGTACGACAAGATTACCCCCCCCGCAGCCGGAGCAAAGATTGCCTTCAAAAATGGTGAACCAATCGTACCGGACAATCCAATTATCCCTTTTATTCGCGGCGACGGCACAGGTATCGACATCTGGCCTGCTACCCAAAAAGTTCTCGATGCTGCGGTAGCTAAAGCATACAAGGGTCAGCGTAAAATCAGTTGGTTCAAGGTTTACGCTGGTGACGAAGCTTGTGATTTATACGGTACTTATCAGTATTTACCTCAAGATACTCTCACGGCAATTGAAGAGTATGGTGTGGCTATTAAAGGGCCTTTGACAACTCCCATTGGGGGAGGAATTCGTTCTTTAAATGTGGCACTACGCCAAATTTTTGACTTGTATGCTTGCGTGCGTCCTTGCCGTTACTATGCAGGTACGCCCTCTCCCCACAAAAATCCCGAAAAGCTGGATGTAATTGTTTATCGAGAGAATACGGAAGATATTTATTTAGGCATTGAATGGCGACAAGGTAGCGAAATCGGCGATCGCTTAATTAAAATTCTCAATGAAGAATTAATCCCCGCCACCCCAGAACATGGTAAAAAACGCATTCCTCTTGATTCTGGTATTGGCATTAAACCCATCAGCAAAACTGGTTCTCAGCGCCTAGTCAGACGTGCCATCAAACACGCCCTACTATTGCCCAAAAACAAGCAACAAGTGACTTTGGTGCATAAGGGCAACATCATGAAGTACACCGAAGGCGCTTTCCGCGATTGGGGGTATGAACTAGCAACCAGTGAATTTCGCCAAGAAACTGTCACTGAACAAGAATCTTGGATTTTGAGTAACAAGGAAAAAAATCCGAATATTTCCTTGGAAGAAAATGCCCGCCAGATTGAACCTGGGTTTGATAATCTCACCCCAGACAAGAAAGCGCAAGTTGTCAAGGAAGTTGAAACTGTTCTTAACACAATTTGGTCAACCCACGGCAATGGTAAGTGGAAAGAAAAAGTTTTGGTGAATGACCGGATTGCTGACAGTATTTTTCAACAAATCCAAACCAGACCGGATGAGTATTCGATTTTGGCAACGATGAACTTGAACGGCGATTACTTGTCTGATGCCGCCGCCGCTATTGTTGGGGGATTGGGAATGGGGCCAGGGGCAAATATTGGTGATTCTAGTGCCATATTTGAGGCTACCCACGGCACTGCACCTAAACACGCCGGCTTAGATCGGATTAATCCTGGTTCAGTGATTTTGTCTGGGGTGATGATGCTGGAGTTTCTGGGTTGGCAAGAAGCCGCAGACCTAATTAAGAAAGGTTTAAGCGATGCGATCGCAAATAGTCAAGTCACCTACGATTTAGCCCGGTTGCTAGAACCACCAGTTGAACCCTTAAAATGTTCTGAATTTGCCGACGCAATTATTCAGCATTTCGGTTAA
- a CDS encoding GH116 family glycosyl hydrolase yields MINQLSPEIPSCTWSRPIGLGWDKPYTVRYVSNIDDGPWHGMPLGGFGAGCIGRSSRGDFNLWHIDGGEHTFKNIPACQFSVFESNGTSSQAYALSTEAPDDGSLKAWQWYPTLAGTERTGNYHALYPRSWFVYENVFKARLTCEQFSPIWSGNYQETSYPVAIFLWNAHNPTDAPITLSIMLTWQNMVGWFTNALKSPQVQVRDDGSPVYEYQPRWGESQGNYNQIVENTQQFGCLLNRVGSDQPLQEGDGTWSIATIKHPQVEVFHHTRWNPEGTGDEVWQSFAKDGSLTNYLDRTPVTENTQLGVAIALRFTLQPGETLEIPFSLAWDLPITEFAAGVNYYRRYTDFFDRSGNNAWAIASTALQEYQTWQSQIQSWQKPILDREDLPNWFKMALFNELYDLTSGGTLWSAASELDPIGQFAVLECLDYRWYESLDVRLYGSFALLMLFPELEKSVIRAFARAIPEGDDTPRIIGYYMTIKAESPIAVRKVPGATPHDLGAPNEHVWQKTNYTSYQDCNLWKDLGSDFVLQVYRDFLLTGADDVEFLADCWPAIVQTLDYLKTFDLDGDGIPENSGAPDQTFDDWRLQGVSAYCGGLWLAALEAAIAISEVLFERNLVNLGDLVVKKSIYQALLAKSRPIYDEKLWNGKYYKLDSESGSDVVMADQLCGQFYARLLDLPDIVPSDRALSALKTVYDACFLKFGNGEFGAANGVRPDGSPENPKATHPLEVWTGINFGLAAFLVQMGMKDEALRLTQSVVQQIYDNGLQFRTPEAITASGTFRASTYLRAMAIWGIYLVIN; encoded by the coding sequence ATGATAAATCAACTCTCTCCAGAAATTCCTTCTTGCACTTGGAGCCGTCCTATCGGTTTAGGCTGGGACAAACCTTATACCGTCCGCTACGTAAGTAATATCGATGATGGCCCTTGGCATGGTATGCCTTTAGGTGGTTTTGGTGCAGGTTGCATCGGTCGTTCTTCACGAGGAGATTTTAATCTATGGCACATCGACGGCGGTGAGCATACCTTCAAAAATATCCCCGCTTGTCAATTCAGTGTGTTTGAATCCAATGGCACGTCTTCCCAAGCCTACGCTTTATCTACGGAAGCGCCTGATGATGGTAGTCTCAAAGCTTGGCAGTGGTATCCGACACTTGCCGGCACTGAGAGGACAGGTAATTATCATGCACTATATCCACGTAGCTGGTTCGTGTATGAAAATGTATTTAAAGCACGGTTGACTTGTGAGCAATTTTCCCCAATTTGGTCAGGTAATTATCAAGAAACTAGCTACCCTGTGGCAATCTTCCTCTGGAATGCCCACAACCCTACAGATGCACCCATTACTCTCAGCATCATGCTCACCTGGCAAAATATGGTGGGTTGGTTTACAAACGCCCTGAAATCTCCGCAAGTGCAGGTGCGTGATGATGGTAGTCCGGTTTACGAATATCAACCGCGCTGGGGCGAAAGTCAAGGGAACTATAACCAAATAGTTGAAAATACACAACAGTTTGGCTGTCTTTTAAATCGGGTTGGTAGCGATCAACCTTTGCAGGAAGGTGATGGAACCTGGTCTATTGCGACGATAAAACATCCCCAGGTGGAAGTATTTCACCACACCCGATGGAATCCTGAAGGTACAGGGGATGAGGTGTGGCAAAGTTTTGCGAAAGATGGTTCTTTAACCAATTATCTAGATCGGACTCCCGTAACAGAAAATACACAATTAGGAGTTGCGATCGCACTGCGTTTCACTCTCCAACCAGGCGAAACTCTAGAAATCCCCTTTTCTCTCGCTTGGGATTTGCCCATCACAGAATTTGCGGCTGGAGTCAACTATTATCGCAGATATACAGACTTTTTTGATCGAAGTGGAAATAATGCTTGGGCGATCGCATCTACTGCACTACAAGAATACCAAACCTGGCAATCGCAAATTCAAAGTTGGCAAAAACCCATTCTCGATCGCGAAGATTTACCCAACTGGTTTAAAATGGCTCTATTTAATGAGCTTTATGACCTCACTAGCGGCGGTACTCTCTGGAGTGCAGCATCAGAACTTGACCCCATTGGTCAGTTTGCAGTACTGGAGTGTCTAGATTACCGTTGGTATGAAAGTCTCGATGTGCGGCTGTATGGCTCTTTTGCCCTGTTGATGCTATTTCCAGAATTAGAAAAGTCGGTAATTCGGGCATTTGCACGGGCGATTCCTGAAGGTGATGATACACCCAGAATTATTGGCTATTATATGACAATTAAAGCCGAAAGCCCAATTGCAGTTCGGAAAGTTCCAGGTGCAACACCCCACGATCTAGGCGCACCCAATGAACACGTTTGGCAGAAAACCAACTACACCAGCTATCAAGACTGCAATTTATGGAAAGACTTGGGTAGTGATTTTGTCTTGCAAGTATACCGCGATTTTCTGCTCACAGGCGCTGACGATGTAGAATTTTTGGCAGATTGCTGGCCTGCGATCGTTCAAACCCTCGACTACCTGAAAACTTTTGACCTTGATGGCGATGGGATTCCCGAAAATTCTGGTGCGCCCGACCAAACCTTTGATGATTGGCGGTTACAGGGTGTCAGCGCCTATTGTGGCGGGTTGTGGTTAGCGGCGTTGGAGGCTGCGATCGCTATTAGTGAGGTTTTATTCGAGAGAAACCTTGTGAATCTAGGGGACTTAGTAGTAAAAAAATCCATCTATCAAGCTTTGTTGGCAAAATCTCGCCCTATCTACGACGAAAAACTTTGGAATGGAAAATATTACAAACTTGATAGTGAAAGCGGTTCTGATGTGGTAATGGCAGATCAATTGTGCGGACAGTTCTACGCCCGATTATTGGACTTACCTGATATTGTACCGAGCGATCGGGCCCTTTCTGCCCTAAAAACAGTTTATGATGCGTGCTTTTTGAAATTTGGCAATGGAGAGTTTGGTGCTGCTAATGGTGTTCGTCCTGACGGTTCACCAGAAAACCCCAAAGCTACCCATCCCCTAGAAGTCTGGACAGGTATAAACTTTGGACTGGCGGCTTTTCTTGTACAAATGGGAATGAAGGACGAAGCTTTGAGGTTGACACAATCTGTAGTGCAGCAAATTTACGACAATGGGCTGCAATTTCGCACCCCTGAAGCTATCACCGCATCGGGTACTTTCCGTGCTAGCACTTACTTACGAGCAATGGCAATCTGGGGAATTTACTTAGTTATTAATTGA
- a CDS encoding HetP family heterocyst commitment protein: protein MNQDIAGISSNLETTVKAQQFDKVVEAIIAGKYSWACVLMLRFAGYNPLHYIPYRTYNRLLKENSQANRTKQQQSENLKMLKNANDSRPAYLEVVGKQKTEIRGSSLDQRLGQPINEHKSRKSPLKSESTQDISLKRCGVN, encoded by the coding sequence ATGAATCAAGACATTGCTGGTATTAGTAGTAACTTAGAAACAACGGTGAAGGCTCAACAATTTGACAAAGTAGTTGAAGCAATTATTGCCGGAAAGTATTCCTGGGCATGTGTTTTAATGCTGAGATTTGCTGGTTATAATCCTCTTCATTACATTCCGTACCGCACCTACAACCGATTGCTCAAAGAAAACTCTCAAGCCAACAGAACAAAACAACAGCAAAGTGAAAATCTCAAAATGCTGAAAAATGCTAATGATTCGAGACCTGCTTATCTTGAAGTAGTTGGAAAGCAAAAAACAGAAATCCGTGGTAGTAGCTTAGACCAGAGATTGGGACAGCCAATTAACGAACATAAATCAAGGAAATCGCCATTAAAATCAGAAAGCACTCAGGATATTTCCTTGAAACGTTGTGGAGTCAATTAA
- the rpe gene encoding ribulose-phosphate 3-epimerase, with protein MTQNLSQKPIVISPSILSADFSRLGDEIRAVDAAGADWIHVDVMDGRFVPNITIGPLIVEAIRPITTKPLDVHLMIVEPEKYVEGFAKAGADIISVHCEHNASPHLHRTLGQIKELGKKAGVVLNPGSPLELIEYVLDLCDLVLIMSVNPGFGGQSFIPGVLPKIRKLRQMCDERGLDPWIEVDGGLKANNTWQVLEAGANAIVAGSAVFNAKDYAEAITSIRNSKRPTPELAKV; from the coding sequence ATGACCCAAAACCTATCTCAAAAGCCCATTGTAATTTCCCCATCTATCCTATCAGCCGATTTTAGTCGTCTGGGTGACGAAATTCGCGCCGTAGATGCAGCTGGAGCAGATTGGATTCATGTTGATGTAATGGACGGTCGTTTTGTACCTAATATTACGATAGGCCCTCTGATTGTGGAGGCGATTCGTCCAATTACAACCAAGCCACTGGATGTCCACTTGATGATTGTGGAGCCAGAAAAATATGTAGAGGGATTTGCTAAAGCAGGTGCTGACATTATCTCCGTACACTGCGAACATAATGCTTCCCCACACCTGCACCGTACTTTGGGGCAAATTAAAGAGCTTGGTAAGAAGGCTGGAGTTGTACTTAATCCTGGTAGTCCTCTAGAGCTAATTGAATACGTTCTAGATTTGTGCGATTTAGTACTGATTATGAGCGTCAATCCTGGTTTTGGTGGTCAAAGCTTTATCCCTGGTGTCTTACCCAAAATCCGCAAGTTGCGTCAAATGTGTGATGAACGCGGTCTTGACCCTTGGATTGAAGTGGATGGAGGACTGAAGGCAAACAATACCTGGCAAGTTTTAGAAGCGGGAGCCAATGCAATTGTTGCTGGTTCAGCTGTATTTAACGCTAAGGATTATGCTGAGGCTATCACATCAATTCGTAACAGCAAACGTCCTACCCCAGAATTAGCTAAGGTTTAA
- a CDS encoding S8 family serine peptidase: protein MTKKLTWIIWGLSASCLSAPVIASALESALGTNGIDALKLHQAPYNLIGRKIAIGQVEIGRPGMFGWDKAVSKNRAISLAAVFLRNGPAKSNSGVDSHAYNVASMMVSQDKALPGVAPGARLYSSAVGSTKNMGQPEECLSAQHIALQNSGDVRAINFSFGEPLSRDPRPEATLDGNALLTLCVDWSARVHDVLYAIAGNQGKGGIPIPTDNFNGINVAFSSSRGGVFNKVDVANLAGANQGVSGRLAGREFNLGARRAIGLVAPGNNIPLLNPDGKLNKVTGTSFAAPQVTATVALLQEFADRQIRTKQPHWSIYSRHHQVMKAVLLNSADKIQDSGDGLRLGMSRTLIDKQNKNWLDSDAYKDPKIPLDSQMGAGHLNAFRAYEQFSAGQWQPSAAIPPIGWDYHTVDAGASVDYILAKPLKQGSFVAVTLSWDRLVELNDKNKNQQYDVGENFRDRGLNNLDLYLVKADAQNSDAGAVCSSISQIDSVEHIFCPVAASGKYKIRVQFRQKVNEPTQPYSLAWWSVPIN, encoded by the coding sequence ATGACTAAAAAACTAACCTGGATAATTTGGGGATTAAGTGCTTCTTGTCTGAGTGCGCCGGTAATTGCTTCAGCTTTAGAATCGGCTCTGGGAACTAACGGCATTGACGCTTTAAAGCTACATCAAGCTCCTTATAATTTAATCGGTCGTAAGATTGCTATTGGTCAAGTAGAAATTGGCCGACCGGGAATGTTTGGGTGGGATAAGGCAGTGTCTAAAAACCGCGCCATATCTTTAGCGGCGGTGTTCTTACGCAATGGGCCAGCTAAATCAAATAGTGGTGTTGACTCCCACGCCTACAATGTCGCTAGTATGATGGTGAGTCAAGACAAGGCTTTGCCGGGTGTTGCTCCGGGAGCGCGGCTGTATTCGTCTGCGGTGGGTTCTACTAAGAACATGGGTCAGCCAGAAGAATGCTTATCGGCACAGCACATAGCGCTACAAAATAGTGGTGATGTTCGTGCCATTAACTTTAGCTTTGGTGAACCTTTAAGCCGCGACCCTCGACCGGAGGCTACTTTAGACGGTAATGCTTTACTAACTTTATGTGTTGACTGGTCTGCTCGGGTTCATGATGTTTTGTATGCGATCGCAGGCAATCAAGGTAAAGGTGGTATTCCTATTCCTACAGACAACTTTAACGGCATAAACGTGGCTTTTTCATCTAGCCGAGGGGGGGTTTTTAACAAAGTAGACGTAGCTAATCTGGCAGGTGCTAACCAAGGAGTGAGCGGAAGGCTGGCTGGAAGAGAATTTAATCTTGGTGCGCGTCGCGCCATCGGTTTAGTTGCTCCTGGAAATAATATTCCCTTGCTCAATCCAGATGGCAAATTGAACAAGGTGACGGGTACGAGTTTTGCCGCGCCTCAAGTTACGGCTACTGTTGCTCTGTTGCAGGAATTTGCTGACCGACAGATACGGACAAAACAACCCCACTGGAGCATCTATTCTCGCCATCATCAAGTTATGAAAGCTGTATTGCTGAATTCAGCAGACAAAATTCAAGATAGTGGTGATGGCTTGCGGTTGGGAATGAGTCGAACGCTAATTGATAAACAAAATAAAAACTGGCTAGATTCCGATGCTTATAAAGATCCCAAGATTCCTTTAGATTCCCAAATGGGGGCGGGTCATTTGAACGCATTTCGCGCTTATGAGCAATTTAGTGCTGGTCAATGGCAGCCATCAGCGGCGATACCGCCCATTGGTTGGGATTATCACACAGTTGATGCTGGAGCCTCTGTTGACTATATATTGGCAAAACCATTAAAGCAGGGGAGTTTTGTTGCTGTCACCTTGAGTTGGGATCGATTGGTAGAACTTAACGATAAAAATAAAAACCAGCAATATGATGTGGGCGAAAATTTTCGCGATCGCGGCTTAAATAATCTCGACCTATACTTAGTAAAAGCTGATGCTCAAAATTCCGATGCTGGTGCTGTTTGCTCTTCAATCAGCCAAATCGATAGTGTAGAACATATTTTCTGTCCCGTTGCTGCTAGTGGTAAATATAAAATCCGCGTCCAGTTTCGTCAAAAGGTCAATGAACCAACTCAACCTTATAGTCTAGCTTGGTGGAGTGTACCTATTAATTAA
- a CDS encoding serpin family protein, whose protein sequence is MNRQKFSDAKENFLQRRYGVSLGRRYALAAASVVLFSVLGCSQVDSNKSALAQSSLPQPETPLQKKTANSDTKIVGSNNKFGFKLFSQVLKGNVGEKNVFISPLSVASALAITYNGANGSTQQAMAKTLELQGMNLPDINSYYAVALKQLLENPDAKVQLSIANSLWANQDVSFAPDFLKRTQDFYHAKVSNLNFQDAAASTIINNWVKENTKGKIPQIVEKIEPNQVLFLINAIYFKGNWSQKFDKSQTAQYPFYVTPGRRKQNPMMSQKGDYRYYESEEFQAISLPYGKDGKISFYIFLPKQNSNLKAFYQNLNVENWEKWIAQFSKQKGFIRLPRFKTDYEVTLNDALKSLGMEEAFSSKANFSGMGKGKNFAISEVKHKTFVEVNEEGTEAAAATSVGIVATSFRQEPEPFKMIVDRPFFCAIRDNQTGSILFMGSIIDPH, encoded by the coding sequence ATGAATCGGCAAAAATTTAGTGATGCGAAAGAAAACTTCCTGCAAAGACGTTACGGTGTTAGTCTAGGCAGACGTTATGCTCTGGCAGCTGCAAGTGTTGTTCTATTCAGTGTATTAGGGTGTTCTCAAGTCGATAGTAATAAAAGTGCCCTAGCCCAATCTAGTTTACCTCAGCCAGAAACACCATTGCAAAAAAAAACAGCCAACTCTGATACAAAAATAGTTGGCTCTAACAATAAGTTTGGCTTCAAACTGTTTTCACAAGTTCTCAAAGGTAATGTGGGTGAGAAAAATGTTTTTATCTCACCTTTGAGTGTCGCTAGCGCCCTTGCCATAACCTACAATGGCGCTAACGGCTCGACTCAACAAGCAATGGCAAAAACCCTGGAATTACAGGGAATGAATCTACCAGACATTAACTCTTATTACGCGGTGGCATTAAAGCAGCTTTTAGAAAATCCCGATGCGAAAGTACAACTAAGTATTGCTAACTCACTTTGGGCAAATCAAGATGTTAGCTTTGCACCAGACTTTCTCAAGAGAACTCAGGATTTTTATCATGCTAAGGTCAGTAATTTAAACTTTCAAGATGCCGCCGCATCTACTATTATCAATAACTGGGTAAAAGAAAATACTAAAGGCAAAATCCCTCAAATAGTTGAAAAGATTGAACCTAATCAAGTATTATTTCTGATTAACGCTATATATTTCAAAGGTAATTGGAGTCAGAAGTTTGATAAAAGTCAAACTGCTCAATACCCTTTTTATGTCACACCTGGTAGGCGAAAACAAAACCCAATGATGTCACAAAAGGGTGATTATAGATATTATGAAAGCGAAGAATTCCAGGCAATTAGTTTACCTTACGGAAAAGATGGTAAGATTAGTTTTTATATATTTTTACCCAAACAGAACTCTAACCTCAAAGCTTTTTATCAAAACTTAAATGTTGAAAACTGGGAAAAATGGATCGCTCAGTTCAGCAAACAAAAAGGGTTTATTCGTCTACCCCGCTTTAAAACAGATTACGAAGTTACACTCAATGATGCTTTGAAAAGTTTAGGTATGGAAGAAGCTTTTAGTAGCAAAGCCAATTTTTCTGGCATGGGGAAAGGGAAAAATTTTGCCATTAGCGAAGTTAAGCATAAAACTTTTGTCGAAGTGAATGAAGAAGGCACCGAAGCAGCTGCGGCTACTTCCGTGGGAATAGTAGCAACATCTTTTAGACAAGAACCAGAACCATTTAAAATGATTGTTGACCGTCCTTTCTTTTGTGCTATTAGAGATAATCAGACGGGAAGTATTTTGTTTATGGGTTCTATAATTGACCCGCATTGA
- a CDS encoding AI-2E family transporter: MQTRKLLDWWQTFTPIARIGAIALFVPLLVLNGWALSVFFNYFHSLIVILVGASVLAFLLNYPVSWLEHHGARREQVAILVFLLALSILLALGVTLFPLALTQAQQLVARLPELIDSGRSQLMILNEKAETFGLPINLDALVVQINDRVKGQLQAIAGQVLNLAVVTVTSLLDFLLTMVLTFYLLQHGSELWESLVEWLPFKFRDPFSKTVRLSFQNFFITQLILSTCMASALIPTFLWLKVPFGLLFGLTIGLMALVPFGGSVGIALTTLLVALQDFSMGMRVLIAAVIVQQILENLIAPRILGNFTGLNPVWILISVLTGARIGGLLGVIVAVPTAVVIKTALSALRPDSETNDSTTGAANESPKANANNTLSISEATLP; the protein is encoded by the coding sequence ATGCAGACACGCAAGCTACTCGACTGGTGGCAAACATTCACACCAATAGCGCGAATCGGGGCGATCGCGTTATTCGTTCCGCTGCTAGTTCTAAATGGTTGGGCACTTTCGGTATTTTTCAATTATTTCCATTCTCTCATAGTCATTTTAGTTGGAGCCTCAGTGCTGGCATTTCTGCTCAACTACCCCGTGAGTTGGCTGGAACATCATGGTGCGAGGCGAGAGCAAGTTGCTATCTTAGTATTTCTCTTAGCTTTATCGATTCTATTGGCGTTGGGTGTGACACTTTTTCCGTTAGCCCTTACCCAAGCTCAACAATTGGTGGCTCGTTTGCCAGAGTTGATCGACTCTGGACGCTCTCAGTTAATGATTTTAAACGAAAAAGCTGAGACTTTTGGTTTACCGATTAACCTCGATGCTCTGGTAGTGCAAATCAACGATCGCGTCAAAGGACAACTACAAGCGATCGCTGGACAAGTTTTAAATCTGGCGGTAGTTACAGTTACCAGTCTGCTAGATTTTCTCTTGACGATGGTTTTGACTTTCTATCTCTTACAGCATGGGAGTGAACTTTGGGAAAGTTTAGTGGAATGGCTACCCTTTAAATTTCGCGATCCTTTCTCCAAAACTGTCCGCCTCAGCTTCCAAAATTTCTTCATCACCCAGTTGATTTTATCTACCTGCATGGCATCCGCCCTGATTCCGACCTTTTTGTGGCTGAAAGTACCATTCGGGCTGCTATTTGGTCTAACTATTGGTCTGATGGCTCTCGTCCCCTTTGGTGGTTCTGTGGGTATCGCCCTAACTACACTATTGGTAGCCTTGCAAGATTTCTCAATGGGTATGAGAGTGCTGATAGCAGCAGTCATTGTTCAGCAAATTCTCGAAAACTTAATTGCTCCCCGAATTTTAGGCAACTTTACAGGTTTAAATCCAGTTTGGATATTAATTTCAGTTTTAACAGGCGCAAGAATTGGCGGACTTTTGGGTGTAATTGTGGCAGTACCCACAGCTGTTGTCATTAAGACTGCTTTAAGTGCCTTGCGTCCTGATAGCGAGACAAACGACAGCACCACTGGTGCAGCAAACGAATCCCCGAAAGCAAACGCCAACAACACTCTGAGTATTTCTGAAGCGACATTACCTTAA